A DNA window from Calliphora vicina chromosome 1, idCalVici1.1, whole genome shotgun sequence contains the following coding sequences:
- the LOC135963520 gene encoding uncharacterized protein LOC135963520 — translation MYSKTPNTLIVIIILLDFIIQAIIVERNLHSYYRLPTTTVKTSNDSEEYYILQCPFKSSLNIPKPQDMPICVIVGRHSDDEDKQKELVKAKPRTTLNTQVDYRYLKPPKLVKLVKIKHGKPYTMFLKPIAKKEFTYKRPKTEIKEQYSATNIKLYLPNHKMLLNQSTVLYPVPLVQKLLTNDSMALSSINEPQKLTQTLKPPTDLEADFVDDPLDEDDTQASSPLKYLAVPDVLKQLQSTQQLPRPTATNRSVYQAEKFFADLKDSKKGFRTKGYQNMYHRDEIYQDHIFYDDLQQMGNYRIKQKLQQPQQP, via the coding sequence ATGTACAGCAAAACACCAAACACCTTGAttgttataataattttattggattttataATACAAGCCATCATTGTGGAAAGAAATTTACATTCCTACTACCGGCTGCCCACCACTACGGTTAAAACATCCAACGACAGTGAGGAATACTATATTTTACAATGTCCTTTCAAGTCTTCGCTTAATATACCAAAACCCCAGGATATGCCCATATGCGTAATTGTGGGCAGACACAGTGATGATGAGGACAAACAAAAGGAGCTGGTGAAAGCAAAACCTCGTACAACTCTCAACACTCAAGTGGATTATCGTTATCTAAAGCCACCGAAATTAGTGAAATTAGTGAAAATAAAACATGGTAAACCTTATACCATGTTTCTGAAACCGATTGCCAAGAAAGAATTTACCTACAAAAGACCTAAAACCGAGATTAAGGAACAATACTCAGCCACCAATATAAAACTATATCTACCCAACcacaaaatgttattaaatcaATCGACTGTCTTGTATCCCGTACCTTTGGTGCAAAAACTCTTAACAAACGATTCAATGGCTTTGAGTTCCATCAATGAGCCCCAGAAACTAACGCAAACCCTTAAGCCACCAACTGATTTGGAAGCAGATTTTGTGGATGATCCTTTAGATGAGGACGACACTCAGGCCTCAAGTCCTCTAAAATATTTAGCAGTTCCAGATGTTTTAAAGCAATTACAATCAACACAACAACTGCCTCGTCCTACGGCCACAAATCGTTCTGTATATCAagcagaaaagttttttgccgATTTGAAAGATTCGAAAAAAGGTTTTCGCACCAAGGGCTATCAGAATATGTATCATCGTGATGAGATCTATCAGGATCACATATTTTACGATGATCTTCAGCAGATGGGAAATTACCGGATCAAACAGAAGTTGCAGCAACCACAACAACCCTGA
- the LOC135963509 gene encoding circadian clock-controlled protein daywake-like: protein MFSKIFYNFKLQIFYLKYFLAPQIQKCKSTDNDKCIGKAIEQIFKLYPNGNPEFGMPSIASFNLTNLKISRSNPNSPIQINFEFIKCSVYGLEKAKILRTAGLDKEFHNVEIDAIIPNLRLNGDFESTGKLLLLPINGKGKAVIELKECKIQTRTKVVLEKRNGKNYAKIKKCKAVIEPKQMLVKLENIINDNAVLSESINGVINENWQDVWSELQEGINKIVENILINLMSDILKELSTDDFYLD, encoded by the exons ATGT tttccaaaattttttataatttcaaactacaaattttttatttaaaatactttttagcTCCACAAATACAGAAATGCAAATCCACCGACAATGACAAATGCATTGGAAAAGCCATAGAACAGATATTTAAACTTTATCCCAATGGTAATCCCGAATTTGGTATGCCCAGCATTGCCAGTTTCAATTTAACAAATCTAAAGATTTCACGATCCAATCCCAACTCGCCAATACAAATCAATTTTGAATTCATCAAGTGTTCCGTATACGGTTtagaaaaagctaaaattttacgcACTGCAGGTTTAGATAAGGAATTTCATAATGTCGAAATAGATGCAATCATACCGAATCTACGATTGAATGGCGATTTCGAAAGTACCGGAAAATTATTGCTGTTACCGATAAATGGCAAGGGTAAAGCAGTCATCGAATTGAAGGAATGCAAAATTCAAACTCGCACCAAAGTTGTGTTGGAGAAACGTAATGgtaaaaattatgcaaaaatcaaaaaatgtaaGGCGGTAATTGAACCCAAACA aatGTTGGTTAAGTTGGAGAATATTATTAATGACAATGCCGTTTTGAGCGAAAGTATAAATGGTGTGATCAATGAAAATTGGCAAGATGTTTGGTCGGAATTGCAAGAAGGTATTAATAAGAttgtggaaaatattttaattaatttaatgagTGATATATTGAAGGAATTGTCTACAGATGATTTTTATTTGGATTAA
- the LOC135948938 gene encoding protein takeout-like: MRTLNFNLIITILVYKLFAVYGGDLPPEIQNCKSTDNDECIARTIEEIFKRYPNGNADFGMPSVAALNFTNLKISRPNPSSSIQINFEFIKCTMYGLENVKILHASGFDKELKKPQLDILIPKLRITGYYESTGKLLLLPLNGKGNGDIELRESKFHASGKLEIEKRNGKNYGKIKSVKAAIEPKQVLVKVENIFNGNPILSETINDVVNENWRDVWSELQEGINNAMEMMITQIMSGIFNELSIDDFYSD; encoded by the exons ATGAGAACGCTTAACTTTAATTTGATAATTACTATATtggtatataagttatttgctGTTTATGGTGGAGATTTAC CTCCAGAAATACAAAATTGCAAGTCCACAGACAATGACGAATGCATTGCAAGGACGATCGAGGAAATATTTAAACGTTACCCCAATGGTAATGCCGACTTTGGTATGCCCAGTGTTGCTGCACTCAATTTTAcaaatctaaaaatttcccGACCAAATCCCAGCTCATCAATACAAATCAATTttgaattcattaaatgtaCCATGTACGGTttggaaaatgttaaaattttacatgcatcAGGTTTCGATAAGGAATTGAAAAAACCCCAATTGGACATTCTCATACCGAAGTTACGTATAACAGGTTACTATGAAAGTACGGGCAAATTATTGCTGTTACCACTAAACGGTAAAGGTAACGGTGACATCGAATTGAGAGAATCGAAATTTCATGCTAGTGGAAAATTAGAAATCGAAAAGCGAAATggtaaaaattatggaaaaattaaaagCGTTAAAGCGGCCATAGAACCCAAACA AGTGTTGGTAAAagtggaaaatattttcaatggcaATCCCATTTTAAGCGAAACAATTAACGATGTTGTCAATGAAAATTGGAGAGATGTTTGGTCGGAGTTGCAAGAAGGCATCAATAATGCAATGGAAATGATGATAACTCAAATAATGAGTGgaatatttaatgaattatCAATAGATGACTTCTATTCGGATTAA